One stretch of Ptiloglossa arizonensis isolate GNS036 chromosome 7, iyPtiAriz1_principal, whole genome shotgun sequence DNA includes these proteins:
- the Rtnl1 gene encoding reticulon isoform X6 codes for MAITRQELAALIYWRDPKKSAPAFGCILGVLLSMTYFSLISVFAYLSLLVLTGTITFRIYKTVLQAVQKTSDGHPFKDILELDLTVPAEKVHKVADVAVAHANAAVSELRKLFLVEDFVDSLKFGVLLWCLTYVGSWFNGMTLIIIGVVALFTLPKVYETNKAEIDHNLVLVQGKINELTTKVKAAIPLGKKEPTKEE; via the exons ATGGCCATCACGAGGCAGGAAC TCGCAGCTTTAATCTACTGGCGTGATCCAAAGAAATCAGCTCCCGCTTTTGGGTGCATACTCGGCGTGCTCCTCTCCATGACCTATTTCAGCCTGATTAGCGTTTTTGCTTATTTATCTCTTCTCGTTCTTACTGGCACCATCACCTTCAGGATCTACAAGACCGTTCTTCAAGCTGTCCAAAAGACCTCCGATGGCCACCCTTTCAA AGACATTTTGGAGCTGGACTTGACAGTGCCCGCAGAGAAGGTGCACAAAGTTGCGGATGTGGCCGTTGCTCACGCAAATGCAGCGGTCAGCGAACTTCGTAAGCTCTTTCTCGTAGAGGACTTTGTTGATTCTTTGAAGTTCGGCGTTCTACTCTGGTGTCTCACCTATGTAGGTTCCTGGTTTAATGGCATGACTCTGATAATAATCG GAGTAGTTGCTCTTTTTACACTACCGAAGGTCTATGAGACAAATAAGGCAGAAATTGATCACAATCTAGTTCTGGTACAGGGCAAGATCAATGAGCTCACCACTaa GGTGAAAGCCGCGATACCGCTTGGTAAAAAAGAAccaacgaaggaagaataa
- the Rtnl1 gene encoding reticulon isoform X5, whose product MVRRNNLKPPVEDLVEKGPVAALIYWRDPKKSAPAFGCILGVLLSMTYFSLISVFAYLSLLVLTGTITFRIYKTVLQAVQKTSDGHPFKDILELDLTVPAEKVHKVADVAVAHANAAVSELRKLFLVEDFVDSLKFGVLLWCLTYVGSWFNGMTLIIIGVVALFTLPKVYETNKAEIDHNLVLVQGKINELTTKVKAAIPLGKKEPTKEE is encoded by the exons ATGGTacggagaaataatttaaaGCCCCCTGTGGAAGATCTTGTTGAAAAAGGTCCCG TCGCAGCTTTAATCTACTGGCGTGATCCAAAGAAATCAGCTCCCGCTTTTGGGTGCATACTCGGCGTGCTCCTCTCCATGACCTATTTCAGCCTGATTAGCGTTTTTGCTTATTTATCTCTTCTCGTTCTTACTGGCACCATCACCTTCAGGATCTACAAGACCGTTCTTCAAGCTGTCCAAAAGACCTCCGATGGCCACCCTTTCAA AGACATTTTGGAGCTGGACTTGACAGTGCCCGCAGAGAAGGTGCACAAAGTTGCGGATGTGGCCGTTGCTCACGCAAATGCAGCGGTCAGCGAACTTCGTAAGCTCTTTCTCGTAGAGGACTTTGTTGATTCTTTGAAGTTCGGCGTTCTACTCTGGTGTCTCACCTATGTAGGTTCCTGGTTTAATGGCATGACTCTGATAATAATCG GAGTAGTTGCTCTTTTTACACTACCGAAGGTCTATGAGACAAATAAGGCAGAAATTGATCACAATCTAGTTCTGGTACAGGGCAAGATCAATGAGCTCACCACTaa GGTGAAAGCCGCGATACCGCTTGGTAAAAAAGAAccaacgaaggaagaataa